From Balneola sp. MJW-20:
ACTTATATGATCGGGTTCACTCTGCAGGATGTGTTTCAGGATACCCGCGACGGCCGTTCACCGGTGATTTTTGCTCCCGATTATACCGCAGTTTTCAACCTCAGTTATACCATACGGTCTGCCTCACTTACCCTGGATTACACAGGAAGGCTGAACGGTCCGATGAAGCTGCCTGAATATCAGGGTTTCTCAGATATTTCCCCTGTCTACACTGAACAGAATATTAAGATCAGCAGATCTTTTGCCAACGGTTTAAATCTTTATGCATCGGTAAACAATCTTTTTAATTATACCCAGCCTAACCCCATCCTATCTGCTGACCAGCCCTTTAGCGAAGATTTTGCCACAGATTATGTCTACGGTCCGATTCAGGGGCGCCGGGTCATGGCCGGCATTTCTTTTACGATCGACTAGACATCATTGAAATTTAGTCTACCAGGTATACGTTTCTGGCTATTCCGTTACCCAGCACTTCTTCCTTTTCTTCCAAAAGCACTTTAACAGGGCCGTTGAACGGATCTTTCTGAATGACCCGGACCTTAACACCGGGTAAAACCCCTACCTCTTCCAGGTATCTGAGCAATTCCGGGTCTTGGTCCTTTACTCTTCCAATCAGATAGTCTTTGTCTTCTTCGGCGTCAGTAAGGGGAAGTGTTGCCATACGAGGCATAACACCGTCTTTGGTTGGAATCGGGTCTCCGTGAGGGTCATGCGTCGGGTGATTTAGTAATTCAGCGATACGATCCTCAAACATTTCGGATATATGGTGTTCCAGCTTTTCGGCCTCATCGTGCACCTGATCCCAGGAATATCCCATGATCTCTTTCAAATAGAGTTCCAGTAGCCGATGATGACGGATGATCTCAAGTGCGATCTTTTTACCGGCATCGGTTAGCTTCGCACCTTTATAAGACTCGTGAACCAACAACTTCATCCCACCCAGCTTCTTCAGCATATTAGTAACCGAAGCTGATGACACATTTAGCTCTTCTGCTATATTTGTAGTCGTTGCTCCATCACCTTCAGTCTCAAGAAGGTATATTGCTTTAAGGTAATCTTCGACCGACTGGCTTAAACTCATCTTTACTGAAATCTTTTATTCTAATTAGCAGCAGACCGGGTCACTGATTTCCTTCCATGAATTTTTCAAAATCCATGGTGCCGAAAGAATCGGTACCCACATATCTCAGCAGCGGGTCAAATACCTCCTGCGGTAAAAAACCGGGTTGTGCTCCGAGGATCTTTCCCTCAGAGTCTACAAAGTAGTGGGTTGGAAGTGAGGTTAGCCGAAGGTATCTGGCAAGTTCCATACCTTTGATCTTCTGGCCGTTAAATACCACGTCTTCATCTGATTCACTGTTAAGTTCAACCGGTACATAATAATCATAGATCGTTGACTGCAGAGTACTGTCCGGATAAACCTCGCGGCGCATCTTCCTGCAGTACGTACACCACTCAGCATAACCAAATATCAGTACTTTTTTGCCTTCTTCCTTAGCGATCTTCTGGGCTTCTTCCAGAGAATACCATTTCATTCCTGATTCAGCGATTCGCTCCTGTGCATAAGCAGATGTGCATGCGAATAGGAGGCCGACAAATAATAGAGTAAGTGATTTTAAATTCATGATGCTTAAAGATAACAATTAGCAATTATCCCTGAAACAAGAGAATCTCTTATTCAGAATAGCCAAACAATTACGCAGCTGGCCCTGTTTTAGTATCAGATCTCAATAAGGCGCTTCCACCCTGGCATCTGCCTTGATGATCAGCAGGGTCATATCATCATGCTGTTTTGCCGTCCCCTTGAACTCTCTTACATCTCCGGTGATCTTCTTGAGAATTTGTTCTGCTGAATCTTCTTTAATTGCATTTACAAGCTGCCTTAGTCTCTCTTCCCCGTAGAATCTTCCGCCAGGATCCATCATTTCGGTTACGCCATCAGTATATAATACGATCACATCGCCCTCTTTGATCTTATACTCTACCTCTTCAGTGTGACGTATGAAATCATCACTACTAGCAACCCCTATTCCCAGACCTTTAGAATTGAGCCATTCACTGCTACCATCTTCATGAACTACCAGGATCGGGTTATGTCCGGCCCTTGCAAAAGTAAATACTCTTCGGTCTGCTTCAAGTAATCCATAGATCATGGAGATGAACGTCCCGCGGGTGGCGTTTTCTTTGAATAAACGATTCAGCTGATTAAGTAATTCAAGAGGCGACAAAATGATGGCACTCAGACTGTGGAGTACACCTTTGGTAAAGGTCATATAAAATGCAGCCTTTATCCCCTTTCCACTGACATCTCCGATAGCCAGTGCTGTTCGGTTAGAACCCAGCGAAATAAGATCATAGTAGTCACCACCGGTATCCTGGGCGGGTTTACAGATTCCGGCAATATCCAGTCCCTTTAAGCGCTCCACTTTTGAAGGGAGAAAGGTTTCCTGAACAACCCGTGCAATCGCAAGTTCCTGCCTAACCCGCTGTTCCTTAGCCTGATCCTCTATATAGTCCGGTACATAATCCGGCAGTTCCTCTCGCTCAGTTCCTTTATAGGTCAGGAAAATGCCTGACATCAGCATTGATACCAACAGGATCATAAAAATCAAAAACACATTGCTATCCGGGGAATTACCGATCAGCCAACCGCTGGCTGACAGCATAAGTCCGTAAAAGATAAAGTAACCTCCGGCCACAGACAGGAAGTCAAACTGTATATAAAAATACCCTAACAGGAAGCCCAGAATACCATTGATCAGCAATTCATATGACAGGGGTTGTATTTCGATGGGATTGACATTAAAAATACTGAAGCCTACAGCTCCGATGAGTGGAATAACCCATTTTTTTCCTGTCAATCCGAATAACTGATTAGATAGGATAAGAAATAAAGAAAGTACTAGAGCCAGAGAAACTAGTACAGACGTCAGAATTGCAACCACTGATGGGAACAGGTAATCATCATTTAATAAGCGCCCATTAAAACCCACACTTTGTACTGGGAGCAGATCCAGCATCAGTTGCCACGCTCCGGCCATAATAGCTCCTACTGCAATAGCCCCAAGCAATGCCCAGCCGGTAGGTTTATTCTTAAACCAGCCTTGCCGTATCAGATCCCAGGTGCGTAGTTTCTCTGCCCAGTACTGTCTTGTTACCGAGTCACTTACTGCAGTTAAAACAAAGAAAGCGATCGATCCCCCGGCTCCCGACAAACCCATTAATATTATAAGCCTGAAGATCTGGTCAGACTGAAACGCATTAATAACTCCGATCGAATTCAGTATACCCAGTGCTACAACTCCGGGCAGAAGAAACCCGATCAGTACAGCTATGATGAATGCCAGCTGAGTATCAACGGCCCTGGCTTTAATCCGGAGATAAAATATAATGATTAGCCAGGCTCCAAAGATCAGGACTGCCAGTAGTCTTACATCAATCATGACTGAATTTCCTGCCGCCGCAGCTTCAGGCAGGCTGACACTCATACTTTTGATCATCCCGGCAGGCAACACTTCAATGGTTAGAGATGGCCGGACTCCCATAATTTCTTTACCTGCAGTCAGCTCTACCTGAGCGACCCTGACCTCAGTAGTTTCCATCAGAAAAACGGTATCAGCCCTGAACGCAAAATCTTTCCAACCGGATCGTTCCAGGTAATAACTACTATACTTTTCAGCCAGTCTGCTTACCACGCTGGTGAAATATCCGGAACGAGGTATGAATTCCTCACCCTGCTCTCTGAAATACTTTCCAGCAGTGCCCAGATTATTACGCTCCATATTCTGAAATTCAGCTAAGGCCGTTGCCAGGGTATCTGATGCAAAACGGTCGAGCTCCATACCCAAGGCCATCATTGCATACCGGATCGCCTCCTCATTCAAAGCACCTTCATCAACGTAGATCCTTTCCGGTACAGAAAGGCCGATCACATTACCCCTGAGGTCAGCCTGAATGTTGTTATAACTAACAGAACCCGTTTCCTCTTCCTCATCCAGCCGGCTAAGCTCCATCAATTCCCAGTAATAAACCGGCAGATCTTCAAGGTCATACTCCAGCGGCCGCCTTTGTGACAGTTGTTCAAGCAGGCTTTCATAATGCTTTAATTCAATCTGATATACTTCATAGGGTTCGAGTAAGCCCCAGTTCTTCAGAGCAGAGTCAATCTTACTTACTACTTCATCTTCATCATAGGGAATATCCAGTGCCCCGAAAGGATGATGTTCATCCAGGTCGGTGAGAAACCAGATCAGTCCTGAAAGTCCCAGAATAAGTAACAGGATGTCCCTGTAGCGCCGGTCAGTGAATAATTGCATTTAAGTCTTTACGAAAAATAGTATTATGGTTTCGGTCACTGAATAATTAATAGCTAATCCTTAATTATAACTAAAAAATGTGTTTAATCACTTTCGCTTATGACCATCATCCTGATTTCTTTCTGATACTGGCAGCGAACCGTGATGAATTTTATCAGCGTCCAGCGAGAGAGGCTAAGTTCTGGGAGGCTGAGGGTATGCCTGAACTGCTAGCCGGAAGAGACCTGAAAGCAGGAGGAACCTGGATGGGTGTTGCAA
This genomic window contains:
- a CDS encoding PP2C family protein-serine/threonine phosphatase gives rise to the protein MQLFTDRRYRDILLLILGLSGLIWFLTDLDEHHPFGALDIPYDEDEVVSKIDSALKNWGLLEPYEVYQIELKHYESLLEQLSQRRPLEYDLEDLPVYYWELMELSRLDEEEETGSVSYNNIQADLRGNVIGLSVPERIYVDEGALNEEAIRYAMMALGMELDRFASDTLATALAEFQNMERNNLGTAGKYFREQGEEFIPRSGYFTSVVSRLAEKYSSYYLERSGWKDFAFRADTVFLMETTEVRVAQVELTAGKEIMGVRPSLTIEVLPAGMIKSMSVSLPEAAAAGNSVMIDVRLLAVLIFGAWLIIIFYLRIKARAVDTQLAFIIAVLIGFLLPGVVALGILNSIGVINAFQSDQIFRLIILMGLSGAGGSIAFFVLTAVSDSVTRQYWAEKLRTWDLIRQGWFKNKPTGWALLGAIAVGAIMAGAWQLMLDLLPVQSVGFNGRLLNDDYLFPSVVAILTSVLVSLALVLSLFLILSNQLFGLTGKKWVIPLIGAVGFSIFNVNPIEIQPLSYELLINGILGFLLGYFYIQFDFLSVAGGYFIFYGLMLSASGWLIGNSPDSNVFLIFMILLVSMLMSGIFLTYKGTEREELPDYVPDYIEDQAKEQRVRQELAIARVVQETFLPSKVERLKGLDIAGICKPAQDTGGDYYDLISLGSNRTALAIGDVSGKGIKAAFYMTFTKGVLHSLSAIILSPLELLNQLNRLFKENATRGTFISMIYGLLEADRRVFTFARAGHNPILVVHEDGSSEWLNSKGLGIGVASSDDFIRHTEEVEYKIKEGDVIVLYTDGVTEMMDPGGRFYGEERLRQLVNAIKEDSAEQILKKITGDVREFKGTAKQHDDMTLLIIKADARVEAPY
- a CDS encoding metal-dependent transcriptional regulator, whose product is MSLSQSVEDYLKAIYLLETEGDGATTTNIAEELNVSSASVTNMLKKLGGMKLLVHESYKGAKLTDAGKKIALEIIRHHRLLELYLKEIMGYSWDQVHDEAEKLEHHISEMFEDRIAELLNHPTHDPHGDPIPTKDGVMPRMATLPLTDAEEDKDYLIGRVKDQDPELLRYLEEVGVLPGVKVRVIQKDPFNGPVKVLLEEKEEVLGNGIARNVYLVD
- a CDS encoding thioredoxin family protein, giving the protein MNLKSLTLLFVGLLFACTSAYAQERIAESGMKWYSLEEAQKIAKEEGKKVLIFGYAEWCTYCRKMRREVYPDSTLQSTIYDYYVPVELNSESDEDVVFNGQKIKGMELARYLRLTSLPTHYFVDSEGKILGAQPGFLPQEVFDPLLRYVGTDSFGTMDFEKFMEGNQ